One window of the Colletotrichum destructivum chromosome 6, complete sequence genome contains the following:
- a CDS encoding Putative glucose-methanol-choline oxidoreductase, FAD/NAD(P)-binding domain superfamily yields the protein MGSIPQDITYDFVICGGGTSGCVVASRLAEIPGVSVLLIEAGEHNENLENVHMAGGWSQLFDKETDWNVISEKKPAVNDRQVKLSRGKFLGGCSGCNGTLCIRGAKQDYDDWGVEGWGGEEFFKYMRKAENFHGKSWFKASNDHGTDGHLNIEPHDLAPISNLIMDSMVSKGLPLDHDMFSHGNNPHGCGHAPRTVHKGLRSTAADFVTKENKRDNLHLLVETHVEKVLIENVDGQLRATGVRAVKADGSVVEIKARKEVIVSGGAYCSPNILNRSGLGAKSELEAFGIPTLVDLPGVGKNLMDHLIVFMFYETEKAGLTNDHHVYHGDNFAKTYALWKDQQAGFLSTFPFGAFAYARLDERLADSELWKSAPRAPGRDPMGLSPKQPNIEFFTTECYGGPKQFDQFPTDGKHAFSMIAELFGPRSRGTVSLRNTDAKTVPVVDANYLADPLDVEVLAEACRFGNEIIMEGKGTKDIVKGSWPSDLVHHKYTTREEWIPYVRDNATTCECFLSLRSRDSCELADNERVGYHAAGTCAMGNASDPNTVVDPSLTVKGVKSLRVADCSIMPILHGGHTQMPAYGIGEKAADLIKKAWKL from the exons ATGGGATCGATACCACAAGACATCACCTACGACTTTGTGATCTGCGG GGGTGGCACCTCTGGCTGCGTTGTTGCAAGCCGTCTTGCTGAGATCCCCGGGGTCAGTGTCCTGCTCATTGAGGCTGGCGAGCACAATGAGAATCTTGAGAATGTTCACATGGCAGGAGG CTGGTCCCAATTATTCGACAAGGAAACCGACTGGAACGTCATTagcgagaagaagcctgCCGTGAACGACAGGCAGGTGAAGCTTAGCCGTGGCAAGTTCCTTGGCGGTTGTTCCGGTTGCAACGGTACGCTCTGCATCCGCGGCGCAAAGCAGGACTATGATGACTGGGGAGTCGAGGGCTGGGGTGGTGAAGAGTTCTTCAAGTATATGCGCAAG GCAGAGAACTTCCACGGGAAGTCTTGGTTCAAGGCCTCCAACGACCATGGCACCGACGGCCACCTGAACATCGAACCGCACGACCTCGCTCCTATTTCCAATCTCATCATGGACTCGATGGTCTCCAAGGGGCTTCCACTTGACCACGACATGTTTTCCCACGGCAATAACCCTCATGGGTGCGGACACGCTCCGAGGACGGTGCACAAGGGCCTGCGAAGTACCGCAGCGGACTTTGTCACCAAGGAGAACAAGAGAGACAATCTCCACCTTCTCGTCGAGACGCACGTCGAGAAGGTCCTAATCGAGAACGTGGACGGCCAGCTCAGGGCGACGGGTGTCAGAGCCGTCAAGGCTGACGggtccgtcgtcgagatcaaAGCCCGCAAGGAGGTCATTGTCAGTGGCGGCGCCTACTGCAGTCCCAATATTCTCAACCGATCCGGTCTTGGAGCAAAGTCAGAGCTGGAGGCGTTCGGAATCCCTACTCTGGTCGACTTGCCCGGCGTTGGAAAGAACCTCATGGACCATCTC ATCGTCTTTATGTTCTACGAGACCGAAAAGGCCGGGCTCACCAACGACCACCACGTCTATCATGGCGACAACTTCGCCAAGACGTACGCTCTCTGGAAAGACCAACAGGCCGGCTTCCTGTCAACCTTTCCTTTCGGAGCTTTTGCCTACGCCCGTCTGGACGAGCGGCTTGCCGACTCGGAGCTGTGGAAAAGCGCACCGCGCGCGCCCGGCCGCGACCCGATGGGCCTGTCACCGAAGCAGCCCAACATCGAGTTCTTCACGACGGAGTGCTACGGCGGGCCGAAACAGTTTGACCAGTTCCCGACTGACGGGAAACATGCCTTCAGCATGATTGCGGAGCTATTCGGGCCCCGGTCTCGAGGCACCGTGTCCCTTCGCAACACCGACGCCAAGACCGTCCCCGTGGTTGATGCCAACTATCTCGCCGACCCACTGGATGTCGAGGTTCTGGCCGAGGCGTGCCGGTTTGGCAACGAGATCATCATGGAAGGCAAGGGCACCAAGGACATTGTCAAGGGCTCGTGGCCGAGCGACTTGGTACACCACAAGTACACTACCCGAGAGGAATGGATTCCTTACGTTCGCGACAATGCGACAACCTGTGAGTGTTTCTTATCACTTAGGAGTAGAGATTCATGTGAACTCGCTGACAATGAGCGTGTAGGCTACCACGCTGCCGGAACCTGTGCCATGGGCAACGCATCCGACCCGAATACTGTCGTCGATCCTTCGCTCACAGTGAAGGGCGTCAAAAGTCTGAGAGTGGCTGACTGTAGTATCATGCCTATCCTCCACGGTGGCCACACGCAGATGCCTGCATACGGAATTGGAGAGAAAGCTGCTGATCTCATCAAGAAAGCATGGAAGTTGTAA
- a CDS encoding Putative major facilitator superfamily, MFS transporter superfamily: protein MAQDKTEVPVKEAGEHPAHTKIPYWRIVYDQAGITPEVAAYPYPGSGTEADPFLVQWIPHDPRNPMLFSKTTKWFITMMVSLTTLAVALLSSAYTGGIRQIIEEFGVSQEVATLGVSLFVLGFAIGPLLWAPLSELFGRQSLFFGTYAVLTAFNAGCAGADSATTLLVLRFFAGAFGSSPLANSGGVIADLFPAAERGLAMALFAAAPFLGPVLGPIIGGFLGAAAGWRWVMGFLAAFSGTFWLLGTALVPETYAPYLLRQRAAKLSKMTGKCYVSKIEHEQGKISLAESFKTALSRPWILLFREPIVLLLSLYMAIIYGTMYMLFAAFPIVYQQGRGWSQGIGGLAFLGIMVGMIFAIMYTIPENSRYQRVQEENGGFAPPETRLRSAMVGSVAVPVGLFWFAWTNNPSIHWIVSIAAGIPFGFGMVLLFLSTMNYLIDSYTIFAASVLAASSVIRSCFGAAFPLFTSYMYEDLGTNWASSIPAFLALACVPFPFLFYKYGPAIRARCKFAAESEAFMARLREGTASEKEPENSPATEAVSSDAADLPTSSDDDSSVRRQDTRRTMSIASTRRKSYDGNPYDIDRVHTRESFGVKKK from the coding sequence ATGGCGCAAGACAAGACCGAAGTACCGGTCAAGGAAGCCGGCGAGCATCCCGCCCACACGAAGATTCCATACTGGCGCATAGTCTACGACCAAGCAGGGATCACGCCAGAAGTTGCCGCCTATCCATATCCAGGGTCGGGGACCGAAGCCGACCCTTTCTTGGTGCAATGGATTCCCCACGACCCCAGAAACCCTATGCTGTTCAGCAAGACGACCAAATGGTTTATTACCATGATGGTCTCCTTGACCACGTTGGCGGTGGCCCTCCTTTCCTCCGCCTACACAGGCGGTATACGCCAGATAATCGAGGAGTTCGGGGTCTCCCAGGAAGTTGCAACGTTGGGCGTCTCCCTTTTCGTGCTGGGGTTTGCCATCGGCCCACTACTCTGGGCGCCACTCAGTGAACTGTTTGGGCGCCAGTCGTTATTTTTCGGCACCTATGCCGTCCTGACGGCCTTCAACGCCGGTTGCGCCGGTGCGGACTCGGCCACGacgctcctcgtccttcgcTTTTTCGCCGGCGCGTTCGGATCGTCGCCGCTCGCCAACTCGGGCGGTGTCATTGCTGACCTGttcccggccgccgagagaggcctggcgatggccttgttCGCGGCAGCGCCCTTCCTGGGACCCGTTCTTGGGCCTATCATCGGCGGGTTTCtcggggccgccgccggctggcgCTGGGTCATGGGTTTCCTGGCCGCCTTCTCGGGGACCTTCTGGCTTCTGGGCACGGCGTTGGTGCCCGAGACCTACGCCCCGTATCTACTTCGCCAGCGGGCCGCCAAGCTATCCAAGATGACAGGGAAGTGCTATGTCAGCAAGATCGAGCACGAGCAGGGCAAAATCAGCCTGGCCGAGTCCTTCAAGACcgccttgtcgaggccgtggaTCCTGTTGTTCCGTGAGCCCATCGTCCTGCTCCTGTCGCTTTACATGGCCATCATCTACGGGACCATGTACATGCTCTTCGCTGCTTTCCCGATCGTTTACCAACAGGGAAGAGGCTGGTCGCAAGGAATCGGAGGgctcgccttcctcggcatcatgGTCGGCATGATTTTCGCCATCATGTACACCATACCCGAGAACAGTCGGTACCAGCGAGTGCAAGAGGAGAACGGCGGATTTGCGCCTCCAGAGACGCGCCTCAGATCAGCCATGGTTGGGTCCGTGGCCGTTCCCGTCGGGCTGTTCTGGTTTGCTTGGACGAACAACCCGTCTATCCACTGGATCGTCAGTATTGCCGCCGGCATCCCTTTCGGGTTTGGAATGGTTCTGCTCTTCTTGAGCACCATGAATTATCTCATCGACTCCTACACCATCTTCGCAGCGAGTGTTCTTGCCGCCAGCTCGGTCATCCGCAGCTGCTTCGGCGCCGCGTTCCCTCTCTTCACGTCCTACATGTACGAGGACCTCGGGACCAACTGGGCGTCCTCGATCCCCGCGTTCCTAGCGCTCGCTTGCGTGCCCTTTCCGTTCCTATTCTACAAGTACGGCCCGGCGATCCGCGCTCGATGCAAGTTTGCCGCGGAGTCAGAAGCCTTCATGGCCCGGCTGAGGGAAGGGACGGCCTCGGAGAAGGAGCCGGAGAACAGTCCAGCCACCGAGGCTGTGTCGAGCGACGCCGCTGATCTCCCGACATCTTCGGACGACGACTCTTCTGTGCGGCGGCAGGATACGCGACGAACGATGAGTATTGCCTCCACGAGGCGGAAGTCATACGACGGAAACCCGTATGACATTGACAGAGTACATACTAGGGAGTCATTTGGTGTGAAAAAGAAGTGA
- a CDS encoding Putative glycoside hydrolase family 31, galactose mutarotase-like domain superfamily, with the protein MGLHEQDGKLIFTYDAEKVWVEAWGPNSFRVRATKAREMPTEDWALLKPKKVEVGITIDDKAGTITNGNIKASITRGGKLMMWNSKGDLLLEEYSRHRRDVLDPKCSALDVEAREFLAIVNSNDYHLTARFESVDAEEKIFGMGQYQQPFLDLKGHDLELAHRNSQASVPFAVSSLGYGLLWNNPSVGRAILGRNIMSFEAKSTRALDYWIVAGDTPAEIVEAYADATGKVPMMPEYGLGFWQCKLRYQTQEELLEVAREYRRRELPIDLIVIDFFHWPLQGEWKFDPTYWPDPDAMIKELQELKIELMVSIWPTVDHKSENWDEMVEKGYLIQSDRGIRIAMNFQGDTTHFDATNPGARDYVWKKAKKNYYDKGIRVFWLDEAEPEYTVYDFDTYRYHLGSNVSIGNIYPVEYARAFYEGMEAEGQENIVNLIRCAWAGSQQYGALVWSGDIASSWGSLRNQVAAGLHMGLCGLPWWTTDIGGFHGGDPIDEKFRELFVRWFQWGAFCPVFRLHGCREPEQPQHGTTGGATCHSGAPNEVWSYGPEVYEICKKYMFLREELREYTRSLMKEAHEKGTPVMRTLFYEFPGDKETWTIGQQYMFGDKYLICPVLEPGKRTARVYLPTLETGGKWKPLLEGTSETYEGSRWVEIEAPLDWMPVFKRE; encoded by the coding sequence ATGGGGCTTCACGAGCAGGATGGAAAGCTGATCTTCACCTACGATGCGGAAAAGGTCTGGGTCGAAGCATGGGGACCCAACTCATTCCGAGTCCGAGCCACTAAAGCTCGCGAGATGCCAACCGAGGACTGGGCTTTGCTGAAGCCCAAGAAGGTGGAAGTTGgcatcaccatcgacgacaaAGCTGGCACCATCACCAATGGCAATATCAAGGCCTCCATCACCCGCGGCGGGAAGCTGATGATGTGGAACTCCAAGGGCGACTTGCTCCTCGAGGAGTACTCCCGCCACCGACGCGACGTCCTGGACCCCAAGTGCagcgccctcgacgtcgaggcccgcgagtttctcgccatcgtcaacagCAACGACTACCATCTCACCGCGAGGTTCGAgagcgtcgacgccgaggagaagattTTCGGCATGGGGCAGTACCAGCAGCCGTTCCTGGATCTGAAGGGCCACGACCTCGAGCTTGCGCACAGAAACTCCCAAGCCAGTGTGCCGTTCGCCGTCTCGTCACTGGGGTATGGCCTTCTTTGGAACAATCCCTCCGTCGGCAGGGCGATTCTCGGTCGCAACATTATGAGCTTCGAGGCCAAGTCCACCCGGGCCCTTGATTACTGGATCGTAGCGGGCGACACACCAGCAGAGATCGTCGAGGCCTACGCCGACGCCACCGGCAAAGTCCCCATGATGCCCGAGTATGGCCTCGGGTTCTGGCAGTGCAAGCTCCGATACCAGACACAGGAGGAACTCCTGGAGGTTGCGCGCGAATATCGCAGACGCGAGCTGCCCATcgacctcatcgtcatcgatTTCTTCCACTGGCCGCTACAAGGCGAGTGGAAGTTCGACCCAACCTACTGGCCCGATCCGGACGCCATGATCAAGGAGCTGCAAGAGCTCAAGATCGAGCTGATGGTCTCGATCTGGCCTACAGTCGACCACAAGTCCGAGAACTGGGACGAGATGGTCGAAAAGGGATACCTTATCCAGTCTGACCGAGGCATCCGGATCGCCATGAACTTCCAGGGTGACACCACCCACTTCGACGCGACCAACCCTGGTGCGAGGGACTACgtctggaagaaggcgaagaagaactACTACGACAAGGGCATCCGCGTCTTctggctcgacgaggccgagcccGAGTATACCGTGTACGACTTCGACACCTACCGCTACCACCTGGGGTCCAACGTCTCCATCGGCAACATCTACCCGGTCGAGTACGCGCGCGCTTTTTACGAGGGCATGGAGGCGGAGGGACAGGAGAACATTGTCAATCTCATCCGGTGCGCGTGGGCCGGAAGCCAACAGTACGGCGCCCTGGTCTGGAGTGGAGATATCGCCTCGTCCTGGGGCAGTCTGCGGAaccaggtcgccgccggtCTTCACATGGGCCTCTGCGGTCTCCCGTGGTGGACTACGGACATCGGAGGCTTTCACGGCGGCGACCCCATAGACGAAAAGTTCCGCGAGCTGTTTGTGCGATGGTTCCAATGGGGTGCGTTCTGCCCCGTCTTCCGTCTCCACGGGTGCCGCGAGCCGGAGCAGCCGCAGCACGGCACCACAGGAGGCGCGACTTGCCACAGCGGCGCGCCGAACGAGGTCTGGTCGTATGGCCCCGAGGTCTACGAGATCTGCAAGAAGTACATGTTCCTCCGCGAGGAGCTCCGCGAGTACACGCGGTCCCTGATGAAGGAGGCCCACGAGAAGGGCACGCCTGTGATGAGGACGCTCTTCTACGAGTTCCCGGGCGACAAGGAGACGTGGACCATTGGCCAGCAGTACATGTTTGGCGACAAGTACTTGATCTGCCCCGTGTTGGAGCCCGGAAAAAGAACTGCCAGGGTTTATCTTCCTACTCTTGAGACTGGTGGGAAGTGGAAACCACTGCTGGAGGGTACATCAGAGACCTATGAGGGTAGTAGGTGGGTTGAGATTGAGGCACCGTTAGATTGGATGCCCGTCTTCAAAAGAGAGTGA